The Styela clava chromosome 11, kaStyClav1.hap1.2, whole genome shotgun sequence genome includes the window CAACAAAAGCACCTTCGGTTTTACAATATCTGGAGGTAGTCCGATTCTGATAGTTGCAACAATACACTTTTGGCACATACTGATCGGGGTCATAAAATGTACAGGATCTAATGATCTGTACCATTGGTCAAGAATTTTTGATGGATTCTCCGCAAGAAGCAAAAGTTGTTGCACAAACGGAAACAGTAGACTATCATAACATTCAGGTTCATGTAAAAGTGGTAGTTCCGGCAATGAAAGATACAATCTAAGTGCTTCAATATCAGGTGGATTAGATGGCAATAGTGGCAGAAGTTTGGAGCTTATAaatgattcaattttttgtagcactcttttatttttacattgcgttatttttgcaaataaaaGTCTTGCGCTCATCATATTAATACCGGGATATTTGGTACTAGTTTGATGATGATCAGATGAAAGAAATGACGCATTCAAGCAACCTTGAGAACTCATAACACACTCCAACTGATTTATGATATCGGCTGGTACTTGTGTATCATTACCCAATTGTGATACTCTTTCACAAAGTTCGCTATTTAATGTCCATATTCTCCGATGCTTCAATACTTCTCGGAAATCAAGTGCTGATTCATTTTGTTTAGAACACATTAATACAAAACTTTGATTACCATTGGCAGCAATTTCCTTAATGTTATAAAGTGATACTCCAGGATATTGATGTGCATTATTCTGTGAGGTATTCCGATCACACCAAGGTCCTTTCACAATGGTTGGCACTTTGACACATTCTAGTTTATCACCAATACCAAGCTGTCCCTTGATTCCACTGCCACAGGCAAACACGTTTCCAGAATCAGGAACGAATGCAATAGTGTGTAGTTGACCACATGCCACTTGTGTAACAACACTCCCCATTAGTTCGAATACTTTTCTAGGATTGACTTCAAATTCAGATATGGTTCCATGGCCAAGTTGTCCTTTGGAAGATGAACCAAATGTAAAAACACCGCCATCTTTTGTCAAAACGGCACTATGGAAATCACCAGCTGCCACAAACATAACTTCTTGTGATCTGAGCATTCGAAGAAGACATGGGCTTGTTCGATTAGCCCGATCACCCAATCCCAATTGTCCGCAGTCATTTCTGCCCCAGCAAAAAACACGACCAGATACTGTTACACAAAATGAATGCCATCCACTAGCAGCCACCTGTCCAATTGGTAGGCCACGTAGTGAAACTATTTCATAGGGCTGTGAGGATGGAGAATAACTCCCAATTCCTAGTTGACCATATTCATTGTCGCCCATAGAATAAATTGTTCCATCGTGAAGCAACATTAATGAATGAAATTTGCCACATGAAATCTGGACCACTCTCCTAGATTGCAAAAATTTGATACTCTTAGGCACCTTCACAAGTAAATTGTTTGATGATGAATCTTCCAGTCCAAGCTGCCCATGTTGATTTTCTCCCCAGCCATATACTTGCCCTCTGTCACTAACAGCAAACACATGATCACCACCAGAAAATATATCAACAATGTTGAATGTTTCTAAAGCTGTGACTTTGGTACTGGAATCTGAATTTCCAAATGTGTGAACAGAACCATCATTAAGAAGAATGCAACACTGACAGTTAGAAACTgccaaaaatttaatattctccCAGTTTGAAGCAGGCACACGTTCAGGTCTTGTAAGTTCATGGCCTAATTCATAGAATTTACCGACAGCATTCTCACCCCAGGCAAACATGGTAGAATCCTGGAGCGAGCATTAGCAAACTACACTGAAATAGTAAATGAATATAATCAATAACAGGTAAACATTATTAAGTGCATCTGATTacaaaacaaatgaataaaattaagaaCATTGTACACAGAGACATACAGTAATTTGAAATTGTTGCTAAACTCAATGATAAAATTTGAACTTGAAGCATAGGAATAGAATAGATAGGAATAAAAAAGTAACCTGCATAAACACCGATTGTCTGCCAATTGCTATTATTTGCCTCTTCAAGAAAACTTGCTCAAAGCAAAGGTAAAAGCACACAAATAAGTGGGTTATGAATGAAATACTGAAAGAtactatttttaaaaagttggaAATGCTGAATGGATAAATTAATCCATTATCTGAATGAATACTTGCTAGAATAAGTGTCTATCACAACCATTAATAGCATCCAGATAGTACGTTGCCACTTTTCACAACAAAAACTTCAACAACATTTACAGATGCATTTTTAATACAGTGTATAATTGTTAGAAATGATATAAAGATTcatagaattatttttaaaagaagaacaaattaacaaacaagACTCAAAgtagtttgaaaatttttccatAATAGTGGAGAATATGAAATCGAATTACAGTAATATGTTTTACAATAATACAAGATCGGCCATCAATAAAatgcattattattattataattcacATTAATATATAgaagaaataacaaaattaaaaaaacatggAAAGGATAGAAAACAAACTGTGAAATGCTTTTAAGTTTCATTTCAAATAGACAAACCTTTTGACAAATAGAAAATGAACTGATCGTAAAAGGAATGAAGCTATTCAATGTCCATATTACAAGTATATATCATTATCCAAACAGCAACAATTCATTTGATATTTGCTTTGTACATTCAAATCAAATATCAACAAAAGATCACTTCACTTTCACTATTCAATGTcctatattaatttgaaaatcagGAACTCATGGTATTCCTTTTAAGCCAGAATAAACTTACTGT containing:
- the LOC120347309 gene encoding putative E3 ubiquitin-protein ligase HERC4 encodes the protein MFAWGENAVGKFYELGHELTRPERVPASNWENIKFLAVSNCQCCILLNDGSVHTFGNSDSSTKVTALETFNIVDIFSGGDHVFAVSDRGQVYGWGENQHGQLGLEDSSSNNLLVKVPKSIKFLQSRRVVQISCGKFHSLMLLHDGTIYSMGDNEYGQLGIGSYSPSSQPYEIVSLRGLPIGQVAASGWHSFCVTVSGRVFCWGRNDCGQLGLGDRANRTSPCLLRMLRSQEVMFVAAGDFHSAVLTKDGGVFTFGSSSKGQLGHGTISEFEVNPRKVFELMGSVVTQVACGQLHTIAFVPDSGNVFACGSGIKGQLGIGDKLECVKVPTIVKGPWCDRNTSQNNAHQYPGVSLYNIKEIAANGNQSFVLMCSKQNESALDFREVLKHRRIWTLNSELCERVSQLGNDTQVPADIINQLECVMSSQGCLNASFLSSDHHQTSTKYPGINMMSARLLFAKITQCKNKRVLQKIESFISSKLLPLLPSNPPDIEALRLYLSLPELPLLHEPECYDSLLFPFVQQLLLLAENPSKILDQWYRSLDPVHFMTPISMCQKCIVATIRIGLPPDIVKPKVLLLLNFLSKLNKVNNICDIAIVNFQKFYIPELNDLIPLEADYQQWARNRGTDFSFCRYPFVFNSKAKTILLQLDARFQMHEAYLHARGQNMAAFLGLDSGYLEPPVIEIHVRRQRLVEDAIHNIRSIGNLKRPFTVKFEGEEGQDAGGVRKEFFMLILQEVLNPKYGMFRHYKDSNLIWFTDYEIETDETYLLIGTICGLAIYNSTIIDLNFPLALYKKLLGFQPTLADLSELEPMVGSGMQQLLNFMEEDGDTVEETFGLDFTVPRELFGEVTHVDLIENGSSVAVTAENRSHYVSAYMNYIFNDSIRSPFEWFSKGFHKVCGGEVMNLFRPEELMEMVVGNQNYNWEELQKKTQYKGEYYHNHQVIIWFWQVFHSLTNDEKKDFVRFLTGYNKIPINGLEIIIQPMPFGDDYLPVAHTCFNVLDLPRYSSKEALETKLRVAIKSQGFYLA